The following DNA comes from Deinococcus cellulosilyticus NBRC 106333 = KACC 11606.
ACTGACCTCAGCAGATATTGAAGAGACTGGAGGCACGAAAAAAAGATCGAATCAGATCCGGTCTGGATCTGACCTGTCGAAAGCCCAGGTTCCATCCCTGTTTGAGCTCCACCAGGTTTTTCGGACACAAATTCTGAATCCTCATGCGTTTGATCCAGGACCATAACCATTCAATGGGATTAAACTCTGGGGCATAGGGTGGCGTGTGAAAGATGGTGATTCGCTTACCAGTCTCACTTTTCAGGAAGGTCTGCACCAGTTTTGCCCGGTGAATGCGAGCATTGTCCAGCAGGAGGACCAGTGGCCCATCCATGTGACGCAAGAGGTGCTTGAAAAATTTCACCACCTGCACCGCTCGAATGGCATGACTGTAGCATTGTTGATACACCTTGCCACCGATGGTCATACCGCCAATGGTGGAAAGGTTGTCCCAGTGCCCATGGGTGGGCAACACAGGCGTTTTCCCCTTCTTGGCCCAGGTCATGCCACGCAGTGTTTTCAAACTGGATCCCACTTCATCACACACCACCAAAGTGCCTTGTTCTGCGGCCCTGTGGAGTTCTGGCAGATTCTCCTTGACCCAACGATGAATTTGTTCCTGATTTCTTTCTCTGGATTGAACAGCAGCCTTCTGAGCACTGTAGCCCAGCTGGCGCACCCTTTTACGAAAATGCTCAGGATGGAAACGCAGATTTTGCGTCAGGTAGAGCATTTCTGTCATCCGTCTGCTGGGCATTTGCTGGACTGAATCCCCAGATTCAGGAGTCCGGCAAATATCGAGGCCATGCCTCGATCAGCAAGAAAGGCAACAGCAGGCTGAGGAAGGCGGCTTACCAGGCTGCAGTGTGTTCAGTCAAAACGCAAAGTTTCTTTTCAGCTTTCTACAAAAGGCTCAGAGCTAAGGGCAAGCCTGCCAAGGTGGCTCTTGTTGCTCTGGCACATAAAATCCTTTGCACGGCCTTGGCAGTGGTCAAACAGCAGAAAACCTATCGGGAAGATTTTCATCGCTTGGAACAGGGTTTTCCAGAGGAACCCCTTAAGTGA
Coding sequences within:
- a CDS encoding IS630 family transposase is translated as MPSRRMTEMLYLTQNLRFHPEHFRKRVRQLGYSAQKAAVQSRERNQEQIHRWVKENLPELHRAAEQGTLVVCDEVGSSLKTLRGMTWAKKGKTPVLPTHGHWDNLSTIGGMTIGGKVYQQCYSHAIRAVQVVKFFKHLLRHMDGPLVLLLDNARIHRAKLVQTFLKSETGKRITIFHTPPYAPEFNPIEWLWSWIKRMRIQNLCPKNLVELKQGWNLGFRQVRSRPDLIRSFFRASSLFNIC
- a CDS encoding transposase — encoded protein: MNPQIQESGKYRGHASISKKGNSRLRKAAYQAAVCSVKTQSFFSAFYKRLRAKGKPAKVALVALAHKILCTALAVVKQQKTYREDFHRLEQGFPEEPLK